One window from the genome of Sandaracinaceae bacterium encodes:
- a CDS encoding site-specific integrase, with translation MLEAVERICEGDIEVPRVIGTTFQSFAEDWTEERLHARWPDHVKQKSSRTDDRERLAKYVYPLVGHVPVAEFGLDHADAVMRALPPGLATATRRHVAQLMHRVLALAVYPARLRTTNPLPRGFLPSAKCTKAFSYLYPGEDAQLLACTAVPLEHRLLWGFLAREGMRVSEVEQLHVVRRRSGTRCSHARREQDQAAPRLGARSRCRPGAGQVEGDATPSDAGDTVFHVHMKQLAAQFRKHLNVAGVDRSTLFERTASRQPIRAHDLRATMITVSLANGRTETWVQDRTGHTSSVMINRYRRAARSLAELNLGPLLPLDEVIPEFRSASAQA, from the coding sequence GTGCTGGAGGCGGTGGAACGGATCTGCGAGGGCGACATCGAAGTACCGCGCGTCATCGGCACCACGTTTCAGTCGTTCGCCGAGGACTGGACGGAGGAGCGATTACATGCGCGCTGGCCCGACCACGTGAAGCAGAAGTCGTCGCGCACCGATGACCGCGAGCGGCTTGCGAAGTACGTGTACCCGCTTGTCGGCCACGTGCCGGTCGCGGAGTTTGGTCTGGACCATGCCGACGCGGTGATGCGCGCGTTGCCGCCTGGGCTTGCCACTGCCACCCGACGCCACGTCGCGCAGCTCATGCACCGCGTGCTCGCGCTTGCTGTCTACCCCGCGCGGCTCCGAACCACGAACCCACTCCCTCGTGGTTTCTTGCCGAGTGCGAAGTGCACGAAGGCGTTCAGCTACTTGTACCCCGGCGAGGATGCGCAGCTCTTGGCCTGCACCGCGGTGCCGCTCGAGCATCGGCTGCTTTGGGGCTTCCTCGCACGCGAGGGCATGCGCGTGTCAGAGGTCGAGCAGCTCCACGTGGTCCGCCGTCGATCTGGAACGCGGTGCTCTCACGCTCGACGAGAACAAGACCAAGCAGCCCCGCGCTTGGGCGCTCGATCCCGGTGTCGTCCGGGCGCTGGCCAAGTGGAAGGTGATGCGACCCCGTCTGACGCAGGCGACACCGTTTTCCACGTCCACATGAAGCAGCTCGCCGCTCAGTTTCGGAAGCACCTGAATGTGGCCGGCGTGGACCGCTCGACGTTGTTCGAGCGCACGGCCTCACGTCAGCCGATTCGGGCCCACGACCTGCGCGCCACCATGATCACCGTGTCGCTCGCCAATGGACGCACCGAGACGTGGGTGCAGGACCGCACGGGGCACACATCCAGCGTGATGATCAACCGGTACCGACGTGCAGCGCGCTCGCTCGCGGAGCTCAACCTCGGTCCCCTGCTGCCGCTGGACGAGGTGATCCCAGAGTTCCGCTCAGCATCTGCCCAGGCCTGA